Proteins encoded in a region of the Brevefilum fermentans genome:
- a CDS encoding amidohydrolase family protein encodes MKLFDSSVYLGPWPGSAETFSDVNALVNKLGQLNIHAALVNHTLAWQHNPYYGNKLLMDEIREHPQLEACWGLTPGPALEVYGGLTGLKKALIENKIRAIRLFPKDHVVSLEQWMTGGFFDLLNKLSIIVFLDVDQVFMQVGIYDYDANRFSAIKEICQSYPNISLVINRTGYRPYQSLIQLMQQCDNLYLDLSFLATHQGVEDIVQRFGSARLLFGTSMPFVEAGGAIARLTYAGIPEEAKRDIASSNLERMLQNAKTSQHDQQRNFEMVAPEVSQMPKHSYHVIDAHGHMGPYFKFHIPQNDSEGMLRAMDSAGVEIACISSHLAISGDWKRGNLETLAAIRKHPSRLKGHVVINPNHPRDIKPELKRYILDEGFIAIKITPDTHLKSILDRDYEPMWEFAADHKIMVLSHTYHGSPYDDPQLFAEIAERHPEVNVLIVHSGALTEGFEGAIHLAQKYPNLYLDISGSFITSHWIERLVNEAGDDKVVYSSDIPFIDIRYSLGRVLYSQLSEYQKTRLLRENIIQITKRIEE; translated from the coding sequence ATGAAATTATTTGATTCCTCTGTTTACTTGGGCCCCTGGCCAGGAAGTGCTGAGACATTTTCTGATGTCAATGCATTGGTCAACAAATTAGGACAGCTAAACATCCATGCTGCACTGGTAAATCATACTTTAGCCTGGCAGCACAACCCCTATTATGGGAATAAATTGCTTATGGATGAGATTCGAGAGCACCCGCAACTCGAAGCCTGTTGGGGATTAACCCCGGGCCCAGCTCTTGAAGTATATGGTGGTTTGACAGGCCTGAAAAAAGCCCTTATCGAAAACAAAATCCGTGCAATCCGGCTATTCCCCAAGGATCATGTTGTCTCTTTGGAGCAATGGATGACGGGTGGTTTCTTTGATTTGCTTAACAAACTCAGCATTATTGTGTTTTTAGATGTAGATCAAGTTTTTATGCAGGTTGGCATATATGATTACGATGCCAACCGATTTTCTGCAATTAAAGAGATTTGCCAATCTTATCCAAACATTTCTTTGGTGATCAACCGAACTGGTTACAGACCCTATCAAAGCTTGATTCAATTGATGCAACAGTGCGATAACCTTTACCTTGATCTTTCCTTCCTAGCAACACACCAGGGTGTGGAAGACATTGTTCAAAGGTTCGGCTCGGCGAGATTGCTCTTTGGAACGAGTATGCCTTTTGTAGAAGCCGGTGGTGCCATCGCCAGGCTCACTTATGCTGGCATTCCAGAAGAAGCAAAACGAGACATTGCCAGCTCTAACCTGGAAAGAATGCTCCAAAACGCCAAGACTTCTCAGCATGATCAACAACGAAATTTTGAAATGGTTGCTCCTGAAGTAAGCCAAATGCCAAAGCATTCCTATCATGTGATTGATGCCCACGGTCACATGGGACCATATTTTAAATTTCATATCCCTCAAAACGACTCGGAGGGAATGCTACGAGCAATGGATTCTGCTGGTGTTGAAATTGCCTGTATCTCATCACATCTTGCGATATCAGGTGACTGGAAGCGAGGCAACCTTGAGACCCTGGCTGCTATTAGGAAACATCCATCCAGGCTTAAAGGGCACGTGGTCATCAACCCCAATCATCCACGGGATATCAAGCCCGAGTTAAAACGGTATATCCTCGATGAAGGCTTCATTGCTATAAAAATCACCCCAGACACACATCTAAAGTCCATTCTCGATCGAGATTATGAGCCCATGTGGGAATTTGCTGCCGATCACAAGATAATGGTATTGTCGCATACCTACCATGGTTCTCCATATGATGACCCCCAGCTGTTTGCTGAAATCGCAGAACGGCATCCGGAAGTCAATGTGTTGATTGTACATAGTGGAGCGCTTACAGAAGGTTTTGAAGGTGCCATTCACCTGGCTCAGAAATACCCAAATCTTTACCTTGATATCAGTGGGTCATTTATCACCAGCCATTGGATCGAAAGATTGGTCAATGAGGCAGGTGATGATAAGGTTGTTTATAGCTCTGATATACCCTTTATTGACATCCGATATAGCTTAGGCAGGGTTCTGTATTCACAATTGTCTGAATACCAGAAAACCCGATTATTGAGAGAAAACATCATTCAGATTACAAAAAGAATTGAGGAATAA
- a CDS encoding IclR family transcriptional regulator, with amino-acid sequence MNQENKHYSRNVIQSLDRGLIIMEYLSRSQDHMGLPELAQLLDVDPSTVYRLLGTLLNRGFVVQDPVSKKYTLGLKVIELSRRAIDTIQIRVTSKSYLRKLVDETGESSNLAIFSDKAAICIDHKMSQSPLAVTNEIGESFIYHATAIGKVILAFQPEDIREQILANYTFERFTHNTISSVGTLKNQLELIRNYYFSVDDEERFLGVRCIAAPIFDFTEKLIAGIGITGPSSRLSLDRFPSLITQVKKTGYELSIMSGFPQHKAYPIVDSIHQEIS; translated from the coding sequence ATGAACCAAGAAAATAAACATTACAGCCGCAATGTCATCCAGTCTCTGGATCGTGGTTTGATCATCATGGAGTATCTCAGCCGTTCTCAAGATCATATGGGATTGCCTGAGTTGGCTCAGTTATTAGATGTTGACCCCAGCACGGTTTATCGTTTGTTGGGGACTTTGTTAAATCGTGGGTTCGTAGTTCAAGATCCTGTCTCGAAAAAATATACCCTTGGTCTTAAGGTTATAGAACTTAGCCGACGGGCGATAGATACCATACAAATCCGAGTGACCAGCAAATCGTATCTCCGAAAATTAGTTGATGAAACAGGGGAAAGTTCGAATTTGGCAATTTTTTCTGATAAGGCTGCAATTTGTATTGATCACAAAATGAGCCAATCGCCTTTGGCGGTCACCAATGAAATTGGCGAGTCCTTTATCTATCATGCAACGGCGATTGGGAAAGTTATATTGGCTTTTCAGCCTGAAGACATTCGGGAACAAATCCTTGCAAACTATACTTTTGAAAGATTTACACACAATACGATATCCAGTGTGGGGACGTTAAAAAACCAACTGGAATTGATAAGAAACTATTATTTTTCTGTAGATGATGAGGAGCGTTTTCTCGGAGTCCGCTGTATTGCAGCTCCGATTTTTGATTTCACGGAAAAATTGATTGCCGGTATTGGTATTACCGGTCCATCATCCCGATTATCTCTTGATCGTTTTCCCTCTCTAATTACTCAAGTTAAGAAAACGGGTTATGAGCTTTCGATAATGTCCGGATTTCCACAGCATAAAGCTTACCCAATCGTTGATTCTATCCACCAGGAGATTAGTTGA
- a CDS encoding exo-rhamnogalacturonan lyase family protein, translating to MKLIVEEPSGISRHNWPVTRGMPFKMGKLHTADCLELINNSGQRIPVQTKILSYWPDRSIKWLQSFFQVDLPAQSVDTYTLINNDKPTLLNHDNPIKIVENNRLYEIDTGCIVVNIDLRSGFRVFDQVKRGDRTIVSENGCWGFNIIDSQGIHYSSTLGQVSHFIWEETGPLRAVLFVSGDHRSQEGTRLFTYEARLTFYAGLNWCELEYTFINDHDDDHIALKQVSFSLSPNFSENTTGLVGAFQQKFESDQPFLIHADEPASSSFFTGTKIYDFDGTLFEFDQPGEMLRRVAHGWMDISDKTHGVMICVKNLTLMAPKAISYDTKKIDVQLWPSRSSLLNLPQGMARTHRMMVLFHNETGSNAEVNKFATSYEIDLCPSIAFENDPINLFGPVFDYRPKKFPEINIRLRDQFNYFISSSLGMGFFNYGDSDQDLVGQRAGYQSNNEYDLPLSLALQFLRTGEQEYFDALHATAFHMMDIDFVHHSSGNPLEIGGVRIHGINHIQHNCEGMPGFTVATSHMWTEGLLAYYLLTGHPTALARAKSIGNCLLRMIEAGWAIPPYKVAWHGVRDSAWPIIAFAGLYEVTGEHCWMDAVIKLADIIVDTQHDDGSWDMQIGWYKATKVPLQTGIGMNGLCRAHAITGDERYLNSAVAAGKKLKESTFPEGNFLYIDAPGYRWNYTSTVVLESLGYLWKHTGDLTYLELALRNVQACLNTKQVNGTGLAYSWRYLLRYLFWAEEAQFLKDEV from the coding sequence ATGAAACTTATTGTAGAAGAACCATCAGGAATTAGCAGGCACAATTGGCCTGTTACTCGCGGCATGCCTTTTAAAATGGGCAAATTGCACACCGCGGATTGTTTGGAGCTTATAAACAATTCTGGTCAGCGAATTCCTGTACAGACAAAAATACTTTCTTATTGGCCTGACAGATCAATAAAGTGGTTACAATCTTTCTTTCAAGTTGACCTACCAGCCCAAAGTGTTGATACATACACCCTGATCAATAATGATAAGCCTACTCTTCTGAACCATGATAATCCAATAAAAATAGTCGAAAATAATCGTTTATATGAAATAGATACCGGGTGTATCGTTGTTAATATTGACTTGCGATCGGGTTTTAGAGTTTTTGACCAGGTTAAGCGTGGAGACCGGACCATTGTCTCGGAAAATGGTTGTTGGGGATTTAACATAATCGATTCTCAGGGCATTCATTACAGTTCAACGCTGGGTCAGGTTAGCCACTTTATATGGGAAGAAACAGGGCCATTGCGTGCAGTTCTATTTGTGTCCGGCGATCATCGTAGTCAAGAAGGAACGCGTTTATTTACATATGAAGCAAGATTAACCTTTTACGCAGGTTTGAACTGGTGCGAGCTTGAATATACCTTTATTAATGATCATGATGATGACCATATAGCCCTTAAACAGGTGTCCTTTTCACTTTCTCCTAACTTTTCTGAAAACACCACAGGGCTTGTAGGTGCCTTTCAACAGAAATTTGAAAGTGATCAGCCATTCCTCATCCATGCGGATGAACCAGCCTCATCCTCATTTTTTACTGGAACTAAGATTTATGATTTTGATGGTACCTTGTTTGAGTTTGACCAACCAGGAGAAATGCTCAGACGTGTCGCCCATGGATGGATGGATATCAGCGATAAGACGCACGGCGTGATGATCTGTGTAAAAAACCTCACTTTGATGGCTCCTAAAGCGATCTCGTATGACACAAAAAAGATTGATGTGCAATTATGGCCATCACGCTCATCTTTGCTTAACCTGCCGCAAGGGATGGCGCGAACCCATCGCATGATGGTTTTATTTCACAATGAAACTGGCAGCAATGCGGAGGTCAACAAATTTGCAACAAGTTATGAAATTGACCTGTGTCCTTCGATAGCATTTGAAAATGACCCGATTAATTTGTTTGGCCCGGTATTTGACTATCGACCCAAAAAATTTCCGGAAATAAATATCCGATTACGTGATCAATTTAATTATTTTATATCGAGTAGCCTGGGAATGGGCTTCTTTAATTATGGTGACAGCGACCAGGATCTGGTCGGGCAAAGGGCTGGTTATCAATCAAATAATGAATATGACTTGCCGCTATCACTCGCCCTTCAATTCTTGCGCACAGGGGAGCAAGAATACTTTGACGCTTTGCATGCCACTGCTTTTCACATGATGGACATCGACTTTGTACACCATAGCTCTGGCAACCCGCTTGAAATCGGCGGTGTCCGGATTCATGGTATTAACCACATTCAACATAACTGCGAGGGAATGCCCGGTTTTACTGTCGCAACATCACACATGTGGACGGAGGGTTTGCTGGCATATTATCTGCTAACGGGGCATCCTACTGCTTTGGCTAGAGCAAAAAGCATTGGCAACTGTCTGTTGCGGATGATTGAAGCCGGATGGGCAATTCCTCCCTACAAGGTGGCATGGCATGGCGTTCGAGATAGTGCATGGCCAATTATTGCTTTTGCCGGGCTGTACGAGGTTACTGGTGAGCACTGCTGGATGGATGCGGTGATAAAGCTGGCTGATATTATTGTGGATACGCAACATGATGACGGCAGTTGGGACATGCAAATTGGTTGGTATAAAGCCACAAAAGTGCCTTTGCAAACTGGCATCGGCATGAATGGGTTGTGCAGAGCTCATGCAATCACCGGAGATGAACGTTACCTGAATTCAGCCGTCGCGGCTGGCAAAAAACTTAAAGAGAGCACTTTCCCCGAAGGAAATTTCCTTTATATTGATGCTCCAGGTTACCGGTGGAATTACACATCTACAGTTGTTTTGGAAAGTTTGGGTTATTTATGGAAACATACGGGAGATTTGACCTATTTGGAACTTGCACTCAGAAATGTGCAAGCCTGCCTTAACACCAAACAGGTGAATGGCACTGGTTTAGCTTATTCCTGGCGCTACTTGCTCCGTTACTTGTTCTGGGCAGAAGAAGCTCAGTTTTTAAAGGATGAGGTTTAA
- a CDS encoding Gfo/Idh/MocA family protein codes for MSKYRVGIIGAGIMGDIHARVYRLNPLTELVAVADINKNKAQAFAERFEIPSAYDQFDEMFDECDLDIVSVCTPDFAHAQPTIAAANKKINVLVEKPLATNVQDALEIIKAAKDNEVKVMAQFSHRWVPAYRQAKDLINRPEAGGPVLAYTRKNDIISVPTEMIAGWVNQTTPAWFLSSHDIDLVCWYFGVEPVEVYANAVFKVLKARGFNTPDAIQAQVKFADGSLATFEACWIYPNTFPTMVDSWVQIVCENQVIHLDRKYEQIEIATPSKYEYPRNLLAYHFENDEVHGAVPLSINHFIRCVDENLEPLVTLESSLTVTRILDAIQKSVETNSRIYLS; via the coding sequence ATGAGTAAATATCGAGTTGGTATCATCGGTGCGGGAATCATGGGTGATATTCACGCCAGAGTTTATCGGTTAAACCCACTAACGGAATTGGTTGCCGTAGCGGATATTAATAAAAATAAAGCGCAGGCGTTTGCTGAGAGGTTTGAGATACCATCTGCTTATGATCAATTTGATGAGATGTTTGATGAATGCGATTTGGATATCGTCTCGGTGTGTACACCTGATTTTGCTCACGCACAGCCCACAATAGCTGCAGCCAACAAAAAAATCAATGTTTTGGTGGAAAAGCCCCTGGCAACAAATGTTCAGGATGCACTGGAAATCATCAAAGCAGCAAAAGATAATGAAGTCAAGGTTATGGCGCAGTTTAGCCATCGCTGGGTTCCGGCTTACAGGCAAGCAAAAGACCTGATCAATCGGCCTGAAGCTGGGGGGCCTGTATTGGCCTATACACGTAAAAACGACATAATTTCAGTTCCTACTGAGATGATCGCCGGTTGGGTCAACCAGACTACCCCGGCATGGTTCCTCTCATCCCATGATATCGACCTGGTGTGCTGGTATTTTGGTGTTGAACCTGTAGAAGTTTACGCAAATGCAGTTTTCAAAGTGTTAAAAGCAAGAGGATTCAACACTCCAGATGCCATTCAGGCGCAGGTCAAATTTGCTGACGGTTCACTGGCGACCTTTGAAGCCTGTTGGATCTATCCCAACACCTTTCCTACGATGGTTGATTCATGGGTGCAGATTGTGTGCGAAAACCAGGTCATCCATTTGGATCGAAAGTATGAACAGATCGAAATTGCTACCCCAAGCAAATATGAGTATCCCCGCAACCTTCTGGCGTATCATTTTGAAAATGACGAAGTGCATGGTGCCGTTCCTTTGTCGATAAACCACTTTATCCGCTGTGTGGATGAGAACCTTGAGCCATTGGTCACACTGGAAAGTTCTCTTACCGTCACCCGTATTCTTGACGCCATACAAAAATCGGTTGAGACAAACTCCAGGATTTACTTAAGTTAA
- a CDS encoding transglutaminase-like domain-containing protein: protein MSTLYYSEQGFVSPNNCEEINYFRRAFKSIILPETNTPAELFILARPHDMGVPPLKILVNGQLTLEIKPEGNEPAFRWYKVTIPESDLLAGRNSFQIWSDGSGMNAWTIAFDQSIDGSQESYLSLDAGSTKTWRNKGRTNQQAGEYVLRIRIDEGQDPEPPRFAWEPPDHPRLAYLRNLIPEEIKSSDSLMTKVHQLSTWVASSFEYRSSALASLYTPWDAETILAWGKTQKGQNGQLPIVMCVHYAIVYITACQSLGIKSRPAVFTEDLGGFNGHFAAETWIPNLNKWIFVDPNLDAIFYQNDEPMTVSALKSYEDWKPFVRFGKGFDYQKKNPAIEEFMNIYLNGRFAKKRAIWSRADFLAHPELTPPGHGSLAYCETDLIWQNDASLAMFPYHVDQSYFDQPSRE, encoded by the coding sequence ATGAGCACTCTCTATTACTCTGAACAAGGGTTTGTGTCGCCTAATAATTGTGAGGAGATAAATTATTTCAGGCGGGCATTTAAATCAATCATATTACCCGAAACAAATACTCCTGCAGAGCTATTTATTCTTGCTCGGCCACATGATATGGGTGTCCCTCCTTTAAAAATATTGGTTAATGGGCAGCTGACACTTGAAATAAAGCCAGAGGGCAATGAACCGGCATTCCGCTGGTATAAGGTAACTATCCCGGAGTCAGATTTGCTTGCCGGGAGAAATTCATTTCAGATCTGGAGTGATGGTAGCGGAATGAATGCCTGGACGATAGCCTTTGATCAATCGATTGATGGATCACAAGAAAGTTATCTGAGCTTGGATGCTGGCAGCACTAAAACTTGGCGAAATAAGGGAAGAACCAATCAACAAGCGGGAGAATATGTGTTGCGGATTCGAATTGATGAAGGACAGGACCCTGAACCACCGCGATTCGCTTGGGAACCACCTGACCATCCCCGTTTAGCATATTTACGCAACCTGATTCCAGAAGAGATCAAATCTTCCGATTCTTTGATGACGAAAGTGCACCAGCTGTCTACCTGGGTAGCTTCTTCATTTGAATATCGTTCATCTGCATTAGCATCACTTTACACACCGTGGGATGCTGAAACAATTCTTGCTTGGGGTAAAACCCAAAAAGGACAGAATGGTCAGTTGCCCATAGTGATGTGTGTTCATTACGCAATCGTTTATATCACAGCTTGTCAGAGCTTAGGTATCAAATCTCGTCCCGCGGTTTTCACCGAAGATCTGGGAGGTTTTAATGGACATTTCGCTGCGGAGACCTGGATCCCTAATTTAAATAAATGGATATTTGTAGATCCCAATCTCGACGCGATATTTTACCAAAACGATGAACCAATGACTGTATCTGCGCTTAAGTCTTATGAGGACTGGAAACCATTTGTGCGGTTTGGTAAAGGATTTGATTACCAGAAAAAAAATCCGGCAATCGAAGAGTTTATGAATATTTACCTTAATGGGCGCTTTGCTAAGAAAAGGGCCATTTGGTCAAGAGCAGATTTTCTTGCTCATCCTGAATTAACACCTCCCGGTCACGGAAGCTTGGCTTATTGTGAAACAGATCTGATATGGCAGAACGATGCTTCGCTTGCAATGTTCCCTTACCATGTTGATCAATCATATTTTGATCAACCTTCTCGGGAATAA